One genomic window of Ottowia oryzae includes the following:
- a CDS encoding SAM-dependent methyltransferase, giving the protein MRLSFSSAPNVPHLLGPWVERLRTRLDLPLLLRWQGGSGFKLGEFDQPRVTIDVLDATGAAALLSPSLDNLGQAYVEGHIDVTGTVQDVVDMAYGLADAGAQQDAGGHWLGRVVHHLTDATSHTKAADREAIHYHYDVSNAFYAEWLDPAMVYSCAYFENGDETLAQAQVKKIDHILTKLRVQPGQRLLDIGCGWGALVLRAAERFGARCVGITLSQNQFDLATERVRAAGLQGRVEIRLQDYREVHEPFDRISSVGMFEHVGLKNLRAYFQQIHDLLTPDGWALNHGITSSDAQNGETRHGGGRFIDRYVFPNGELPHIGTVLTTMQEGGLEALDAENLRRHYVRTLRCWSEAFEAKSAHLKTLVDDKTWRIWRVYLVGCQWSFEHDDIALFQVLCHRAGQPAQGLPWSRGWMYEGASGVHPH; this is encoded by the coding sequence ATGCGACTGTCGTTCTCGTCCGCCCCCAACGTCCCCCACTTGCTGGGCCCCTGGGTAGAGCGCCTGCGTACCCGCCTGGATTTGCCGCTGCTGCTGCGCTGGCAGGGCGGCAGCGGCTTCAAGCTGGGCGAGTTTGACCAGCCCCGCGTCACCATCGACGTGCTGGACGCCACCGGCGCGGCGGCGTTGCTGTCGCCCTCGCTGGACAACCTGGGCCAGGCCTACGTGGAAGGCCACATTGACGTCACCGGCACCGTGCAAGACGTGGTGGACATGGCCTACGGCCTGGCCGACGCCGGCGCGCAGCAGGACGCAGGCGGCCACTGGCTGGGCCGCGTGGTGCACCACCTGACCGACGCCACCAGCCACACCAAGGCGGCCGACCGCGAGGCCATCCACTACCACTACGACGTGTCCAACGCCTTCTACGCCGAATGGCTGGACCCGGCGATGGTCTATTCCTGCGCCTACTTTGAAAACGGCGACGAAACCCTGGCGCAGGCGCAGGTCAAGAAGATCGACCACATCCTGACCAAGCTGCGCGTGCAGCCCGGCCAGCGGCTGCTGGACATCGGCTGCGGCTGGGGCGCGCTGGTGCTGCGCGCGGCCGAGCGCTTTGGCGCGCGCTGCGTGGGCATCACCCTGTCGCAAAACCAGTTTGACCTGGCCACCGAGCGCGTGCGCGCCGCCGGGCTGCAAGGCCGCGTCGAAATCCGCCTGCAGGACTACCGCGAGGTGCACGAGCCTTTCGACCGCATCAGCAGCGTGGGCATGTTCGAGCACGTGGGCCTGAAGAACCTGCGCGCCTACTTCCAGCAGATCCACGACCTGCTGACGCCCGACGGCTGGGCGCTGAACCACGGCATCACCTCCAGCGATGCGCAGAACGGCGAAACGCGCCACGGCGGCGGCCGATTCATCGACCGGTACGTCTTTCCCAACGGCGAGCTGCCGCACATCGGCACCGTGCTGACCACCATGCAAGAGGGCGGCCTGGAAGCGCTGGACGCCGAAAACCTGCGCCGCCACTACGTGCGCACGCTGCGCTGCTGGAGCGAGGCGTTCGAGGCCAAGAGCGCGCACCTGAAAACGCTGGTCGACGACAAAACCTGGCGCATCTGGCGCGTGTACCTGGTGGGCTGCCAATGGTCGTTTGAGCACGACGACATCGCGCTGTTTCAAGTGCTGTGCCACCGCGCCGGGCAGCCGGCGCAGGGGCTGCCTTGGTCGCGGGGGTGGATGTACGAAGGCGCGAGCGGGGTGCACCCGCACTAG
- a CDS encoding Bug family tripartite tricarboxylate transporter substrate binding protein — translation MKPIASALLAGLTLTLASGAALAQAYPSKPIRWVVPYPAGGGSDFLARTIGQQLTTQVGQTVLVDNKPGANTAIAASEVARSAPDGYTVLSADNGTMTFNTALYSKLSYNPDKDLTPITLMGRFPMILVAGPSADAKSAKDFLAKAKAAPGKISYGSAGAGSPHHLAMEMLKSRTGVHMVHIPYRGAAPALADLAGGQIPVMMVDMAAGAAFIKSGKIRPLAVANDKRLPQLPDVPTFDELGIKGVESAALVGLVGPAALPADVKATLQKQVAAAIHTPAISQKLIEFGVEPVGSSSADYAALLKSENARWHKLIKDLKITLD, via the coding sequence ATGAAGCCCATCGCTTCCGCCCTGCTGGCGGGCCTGACCCTCACCCTGGCCAGCGGCGCCGCGCTGGCGCAGGCCTACCCGTCCAAACCCATCCGCTGGGTGGTGCCCTACCCGGCGGGCGGCGGCTCGGACTTTCTGGCGCGCACCATTGGCCAGCAACTCACCACGCAGGTCGGCCAGACGGTGCTGGTGGACAACAAGCCCGGCGCCAACACCGCCATTGCCGCATCAGAAGTGGCCCGCTCCGCACCCGACGGCTACACCGTGCTGTCGGCCGACAACGGCACGATGACGTTCAACACCGCGCTGTACAGCAAGCTCAGCTACAACCCCGACAAGGATCTGACGCCCATCACGCTGATGGGCCGCTTTCCGATGATCCTGGTGGCCGGCCCCAGCGCCGACGCCAAGAGCGCGAAGGACTTCCTCGCCAAAGCCAAGGCCGCCCCCGGCAAGATCAGCTACGGCTCGGCCGGCGCGGGCAGCCCGCACCACCTGGCCATGGAAATGCTGAAGTCGCGCACCGGCGTGCACATGGTGCACATCCCCTACCGCGGCGCGGCGCCCGCACTGGCCGACCTGGCAGGCGGGCAAATCCCCGTGATGATGGTGGACATGGCCGCCGGCGCGGCCTTCATCAAGTCCGGCAAGATCCGCCCGCTGGCGGTGGCCAACGACAAGCGCCTGCCCCAACTGCCCGACGTGCCCACCTTCGATGAGCTGGGTATCAAGGGCGTGGAATCCGCCGCGCTGGTGGGCCTGGTCGGCCCCGCCGCGCTGCCTGCAGACGTGAAGGCCACGCTGCAAAAGCAGGTGGCCGCGGCCATCCATACCCCGGCCATTTCGCAAAAACTGATCGAGTTCGGCGTGGAGCCGGTGGGCAGCAGCTCGGCCGATTACGCGGCGCTGCTGAAATCCGAGAACGCACGGTGGCACAAGCTGATCAAGGATTTGAAGATTACGTTGGATTGA
- a CDS encoding IclR family transcriptional regulator, with the protein MPRTSTAVPPPAVIANGNANEPTASAPTARRRRVQSAETGMGILKALARLGGAASLTALAQAVDESTAKVHRYLASMVEEGLVTQDAASQRYVLGPEAIHIGQAALRQCDPIRAGEPALLQLQAELGATCFIAVMGNLGPTILRIEEPPLAVVVNVRAGSVLPLLWSATGQVFMALGAGAALRVQAQQEWARATPRQKAVLPDAAAIDALCLQVRTQGFANVQDLLLPGISAAAAPLRRHDGAVVGALTALGATGGFDARPGGDAVGRLCAAAASVSAQLGFLNASPQR; encoded by the coding sequence ATGCCCCGAACCTCAACCGCAGTGCCCCCGCCAGCCGTCATCGCCAACGGCAACGCCAACGAACCGACCGCCAGCGCGCCCACCGCGCGGCGCCGCCGCGTGCAGTCGGCCGAGACGGGCATGGGCATCCTGAAGGCGCTGGCCCGCCTGGGCGGCGCGGCCAGCCTGACGGCGCTGGCGCAGGCGGTGGACGAAAGCACGGCCAAGGTACACCGCTACCTGGCCAGCATGGTCGAGGAAGGCCTGGTCACGCAGGACGCGGCCAGCCAGCGCTACGTGCTGGGGCCCGAGGCGATCCACATCGGCCAGGCCGCGCTGCGCCAGTGCGACCCGATCCGCGCGGGCGAGCCCGCCCTGCTGCAGCTGCAGGCCGAGCTGGGCGCGACCTGCTTCATCGCGGTGATGGGCAACCTGGGGCCCACTATTTTGCGCATCGAAGAGCCGCCGCTGGCGGTGGTGGTGAATGTGCGGGCCGGCTCGGTGCTGCCCCTGCTGTGGTCGGCCACGGGGCAGGTTTTTATGGCGCTGGGCGCCGGGGCGGCCCTCAGGGTGCAGGCGCAGCAGGAATGGGCGCGCGCCACCCCGCGCCAGAAAGCGGTGCTGCCAGACGCCGCCGCCATCGACGCCCTGTGCCTGCAGGTGCGCACACAAGGCTTTGCCAACGTGCAGGATTTGCTGCTGCCGGGCATCAGCGCCGCCGCTGCGCCGCTGCGCCGGCACGACGGGGCCGTGGTGGGCGCCCTCACGGCCCTGGGCGCGACAGGCGGTTTTGACGCGCGCCCAGGCGGTGACGCGGTGGGGCGCCTGTGCGCGGCGGCCGCGTCGGTCAGCGCGCAACTGGGTTTTCTGAACGCATCGCCGCAGCGCTGA
- a CDS encoding cytochrome P450/oxidoreductase, which produces MTPDASAAPVRADAARCPFDHSALTGQTGPTGCPVTAGAAAFDPFEDGYQQDPPDYVRWSREQEPVFFSPRLGYWVVTRYDDIKAIFRDNLTFSPSIALEKITPTGPEANAVLAQYGFALNRTLVNEDEPAHMPRRRVLMEPFTPEHLKAHEPLVRQLAREYVDRFIDDGRADLVDQMLWEVPLTVALHFLGVPEDDMDQLRQYSIAHTVNTWGRPKPEEQVAVAHAVGNFWQLAGQILDKMRQDPEAPGWMQYGLRQQREHPEVVTDSYLHSMMMAGIVAAHETTANATANAMKLLLQHPHVWREICEDPSLIPNAVEECLRHNGSVAAWRRLVTADTQVGGIDIPAGSKLLIVTSSANHDERHFADADLLDIRRDNASDHLTFGYGSHQCMGKNLARMEMQIFLEEFTRRLPHMRLAEQTFSYVPNTSFRGPEHLWVEWDPARNPERTQPALLRHEQPVRMGEPSRHTVSRPLVVARVTRLTRDVVQLRLVSPHGAPLPRWQPGAHIDIECGDTGLSRQYSLCGDPADTHAFEIAVLRDEASRGGSAWVHDHLREGAALRVRGPRNHFRLDEGAPKLIFVAGGIGITPIAAMAQRAQALGRDYVLHYCGRSRADMPLLAALQARHGARLVVHAKAEGQRADLAALLATPQPGARIYACGPARMLSALEAATAHWPADALRTERFQTDAPTLDPAKEHGFDVELKDSGISVHVPPDQTVLAALKAANIDVPSDCCEGLCGSCEVRVLGGAVDHRDVVLTRAERDAQDRMMVCCSRAAGQRLVLAL; this is translated from the coding sequence ATGACCCCCGACGCCTCTGCCGCGCCCGTGCGCGCTGACGCCGCCCGCTGCCCGTTCGACCACAGCGCCCTGACCGGTCAGACGGGCCCCACCGGCTGCCCGGTGACGGCAGGCGCCGCCGCCTTCGACCCCTTTGAAGACGGCTACCAGCAAGACCCGCCCGATTACGTGCGCTGGTCGCGCGAGCAGGAGCCGGTGTTCTTCAGCCCCAGGCTCGGCTACTGGGTGGTTACGCGCTACGACGACATCAAGGCGATCTTTCGCGACAACCTCACCTTCAGCCCGTCCATCGCGCTGGAAAAGATCACACCCACGGGGCCAGAGGCGAATGCCGTGCTGGCGCAGTACGGCTTTGCGCTGAACCGCACCCTGGTGAACGAGGACGAGCCTGCCCACATGCCGCGCCGCCGCGTGCTGATGGAGCCTTTCACGCCCGAACACCTGAAGGCGCATGAGCCGCTGGTGCGCCAGCTGGCGCGCGAGTATGTAGACCGCTTCATCGACGATGGCCGCGCCGACCTGGTGGACCAGATGCTGTGGGAAGTGCCGCTGACGGTGGCGTTGCACTTCCTGGGCGTGCCCGAAGACGACATGGATCAGCTGCGCCAGTACAGCATTGCCCATACGGTCAACACCTGGGGCCGGCCCAAGCCGGAGGAGCAGGTGGCGGTGGCGCACGCCGTGGGCAACTTCTGGCAGCTGGCGGGGCAGATTCTGGACAAGATGCGCCAAGACCCCGAGGCGCCCGGCTGGATGCAGTACGGCCTGCGCCAGCAGCGCGAACACCCCGAGGTGGTGACCGATTCGTACCTGCATTCGATGATGATGGCGGGCATCGTCGCCGCGCACGAAACCACAGCCAACGCCACCGCCAACGCCATGAAGCTGCTGCTGCAGCACCCGCACGTGTGGCGCGAAATCTGTGAAGACCCCAGCCTGATTCCCAACGCGGTGGAAGAGTGCCTGCGCCACAACGGCTCGGTGGCGGCCTGGCGCCGGCTGGTGACGGCCGACACGCAGGTCGGCGGCATCGACATCCCGGCCGGCAGCAAGCTGCTGATCGTCACCTCGTCCGCCAACCACGACGAGCGGCACTTCGCCGACGCCGACCTGCTGGACATCCGCCGCGACAACGCCAGCGATCACCTGACCTTTGGCTACGGCTCGCACCAGTGCATGGGCAAGAACCTGGCGCGCATGGAAATGCAGATCTTCCTGGAGGAATTCACCCGCCGCCTGCCGCACATGCGGCTGGCTGAGCAGACCTTCAGCTACGTGCCCAACACCTCGTTCCGTGGCCCCGAGCACCTGTGGGTGGAATGGGACCCAGCGCGGAACCCCGAGCGCACGCAGCCGGCGCTGCTGCGGCACGAACAGCCGGTGCGCATGGGCGAGCCGTCCCGCCACACCGTGTCGCGCCCCCTGGTGGTGGCGCGCGTCACCCGCCTGACACGCGATGTGGTGCAGCTGCGCCTGGTCAGCCCGCACGGCGCGCCGCTGCCGCGCTGGCAGCCGGGGGCGCATATCGACATCGAGTGTGGCGACACCGGCCTGTCGCGCCAGTACTCGCTGTGTGGCGACCCGGCCGACACGCACGCGTTCGAGATCGCCGTGCTGCGCGACGAGGCCAGCCGGGGCGGCTCGGCCTGGGTGCACGACCACCTGCGCGAAGGCGCCGCGCTGCGCGTGCGCGGGCCGCGCAACCACTTTCGCCTGGACGAAGGCGCACCGAAGCTGATCTTTGTTGCCGGCGGTATCGGCATCACCCCCATCGCCGCCATGGCGCAGCGCGCGCAGGCGCTGGGGCGCGACTACGTGCTGCACTACTGCGGCCGCAGCCGCGCCGACATGCCCTTGCTGGCCGCGCTGCAAGCGCGCCACGGCGCGCGGCTGGTGGTGCACGCCAAGGCCGAAGGCCAGCGCGCCGACCTGGCCGCCTTGCTGGCTACGCCGCAGCCCGGTGCCCGCATCTACGCCTGCGGCCCCGCGCGCATGCTGAGTGCGCTGGAAGCGGCCACCGCGCATTGGCCGGCCGACGCGCTGCGCACCGAGCGCTTTCAGACCGACGCGCCCACGCTGGACCCGGCCAAGGAACACGGCTTTGACGTAGAGCTGAAAGATTCCGGCATCAGCGTGCACGTGCCGCCGGATCAAACCGTGCTGGCCGCGCTGAAAGCCGCCAACATCGACGTGCCCAGCGACTGCTGCGAAGGCCTCTGTGGCTCGTGTGAAGTGCGGGTGCTGGGCGGCGCCGTGGACCACCGCGACGTGGTGCTGACCCGCGCCGAGCGCGATGCGCAAGACCGCATGATGGTGTGCTGCTCGCGCGCGGCCGGTCAGCGCCTGGTGCTGGCGCTGTAG
- a CDS encoding DUF5677 domain-containing protein — MRPIKSAVQNAARELPAVFLRKLLLRKAKEAEIPTPKKFSEALAAHLLAGGAGEFVWTSPRGKGEKSFNLTLTDEDIGELEANIENAIEKFPIAITKASDRVSRLSFDNLCQKWIDEYKLQSEDFDSFRNRLNERWGVGLDHLRMLLTCCRELGYESFKRHKRSRSFRHHYRRWVLLRLHVRSCQVADEVICLMENGFADGALARWRTLHEIAVVATLIAEGDEALAERYILHDDVELKRQADDHDATQVPMGFSPIGKRQRSAIELRYKAAIDRFGKAFASPYGWAADALELKKPTFKDLQEKAGHQAMNSYYKLASFNVHAGARSLFFNLSSIGTQEILLAGRSNAGLFEPGVRTAQTLALITSLYVEPGSDMDRLTELKTILRIRDAVMPALKAADELLHRDEMSRLSRLASRRARSKRIDQRSP; from the coding sequence ATGCGTCCGATCAAGAGCGCCGTCCAAAACGCGGCTCGGGAACTTCCTGCTGTTTTCCTACGTAAATTACTGCTTCGGAAGGCCAAAGAAGCTGAAATTCCCACACCCAAAAAATTCTCGGAAGCTCTTGCCGCACATCTGCTCGCAGGAGGAGCCGGGGAGTTTGTATGGACTTCACCGCGAGGAAAGGGCGAAAAGAGTTTTAACCTAACACTCACTGACGAAGATATCGGAGAGCTCGAAGCAAACATTGAAAACGCAATCGAGAAATTTCCGATTGCCATTACCAAGGCCTCAGATCGAGTCAGCCGTCTATCCTTTGACAACCTATGCCAAAAATGGATTGACGAGTACAAACTTCAATCGGAGGATTTCGATTCGTTCCGAAACCGTTTGAATGAGAGATGGGGTGTTGGGCTTGATCATTTGCGGATGCTCCTTACCTGTTGCCGGGAGTTGGGATACGAGAGTTTCAAGCGTCACAAAAGATCACGCTCCTTTCGTCATCACTATCGTCGATGGGTCTTGCTACGCCTCCATGTGCGCTCATGCCAAGTGGCAGATGAGGTCATCTGCCTCATGGAAAACGGCTTTGCCGATGGCGCCTTAGCGCGCTGGCGAACTCTTCATGAGATCGCGGTTGTTGCCACATTAATTGCTGAGGGCGACGAAGCACTCGCGGAGCGGTACATCCTGCATGACGATGTGGAACTCAAACGTCAGGCGGACGACCATGACGCTACGCAGGTGCCGATGGGGTTCTCACCGATTGGCAAACGACAACGATCAGCAATCGAGCTCCGCTACAAAGCCGCGATTGACCGCTTCGGTAAAGCCTTCGCATCACCATATGGCTGGGCTGCGGACGCGTTGGAACTCAAAAAACCGACATTTAAGGATCTCCAGGAAAAAGCTGGCCATCAAGCGATGAATAGCTACTACAAGTTGGCTTCTTTTAATGTTCACGCAGGGGCACGGAGTCTCTTTTTTAACCTCAGCTCGATCGGAACCCAGGAAATCCTTCTGGCTGGTCGCAGTAACGCGGGACTTTTTGAGCCAGGTGTTAGGACAGCGCAAACGCTCGCTCTGATTACTAGCCTCTACGTGGAACCTGGCTCTGATATGGACCGTTTAACCGAGCTCAAGACCATATTGCGAATCCGAGATGCCGTGATGCCCGCGTTAAAAGCGGCAGACGAACTTTTACACCGCGACGAGATGTCCCGCCTGTCCAGGCTGGCCTCGCGTAGGGCGCGAAGCAAGCGAATTGACCAACGCTCGCCATAG
- a CDS encoding DUF411 domain-containing protein — protein sequence MKPATHPSTAAHPPRRTALRWLAASAAAGVAAPLWARTPAADAPAVEVWKDPNCGCCGDWIAHMQQSGFQVTTHDSGSNAVRAKLGLPKQYASCHTALVGGYLVEGHVPAADVKRLLKEKPKALGLAVPGMPVGSPGMDGPVYGGRRDAYDTVLVLRDGSSRVFQSHR from the coding sequence ATGAAACCCGCCACCCACCCCAGCACCGCCGCCCACCCTCCGCGCCGCACCGCCTTGCGCTGGCTGGCCGCCAGCGCCGCCGCGGGCGTGGCCGCGCCCCTGTGGGCACGCACCCCGGCGGCCGACGCGCCTGCAGTCGAAGTCTGGAAAGACCCCAACTGCGGCTGCTGCGGCGACTGGATCGCCCACATGCAGCAAAGCGGCTTCCAGGTGACCACGCACGACAGCGGCAGCAACGCCGTGCGCGCCAAGCTGGGCCTGCCCAAGCAGTACGCCTCGTGCCACACCGCGCTGGTGGGCGGCTACCTGGTCGAAGGCCATGTGCCCGCGGCGGACGTGAAACGCCTGCTGAAGGAAAAGCCCAAGGCATTGGGCCTCGCCGTGCCCGGCATGCCCGTCGGCTCACCCGGCATGGACGGCCCCGTTTACGGCGGCCGGAGGGATGCGTACGACACGGTGCTGGTGCTGCGGGATGGCAGCAGCCGGGTGTTTCAGAGCCACCGCTAA
- a CDS encoding copper resistance protein B codes for MQGGRPPPDARDPDAYADGFTRGSGPYSLPGVAPLHLHDQHPFASLRVDRLERAVARHGPDATALEGELRVTRGAHQALIKFEGDAARGRLHDARTELLWGYAVAPFWDTQLGLRIDGGQGPARTWLAFGVEGTAPYNIDTRATAYLGQGGRAALRLALSYDAYLAQKLVLQPRTEWTLNSRDDAARGVGRGLSSAIAGLRLRYEITPQIAPYVGVEWQRGFGRTADLLRAGGERAGTTRWVAGVSFWF; via the coding sequence ATGCAAGGCGGCCGCCCGCCGCCCGATGCGCGCGACCCCGATGCCTACGCCGACGGCTTTACCCGTGGCAGCGGCCCCTACAGCCTGCCCGGCGTGGCGCCGCTGCACCTGCACGACCAGCACCCGTTCGCCAGCCTGCGAGTGGACCGGCTGGAACGTGCGGTGGCGCGCCACGGCCCCGACGCCACCGCGCTGGAAGGCGAGCTGCGCGTGACGCGCGGCGCGCACCAGGCGCTGATCAAGTTCGAAGGCGACGCCGCGCGCGGCCGCCTGCACGATGCGCGCACCGAGCTGCTGTGGGGCTACGCCGTCGCGCCGTTCTGGGACACGCAACTGGGCCTGCGCATCGACGGCGGCCAAGGGCCCGCGCGCACCTGGCTGGCGTTTGGGGTCGAAGGCACGGCGCCCTACAACATCGACACCCGCGCCACCGCCTACCTGGGCCAGGGCGGTCGCGCCGCGCTGCGGCTGGCGCTGTCGTACGACGCCTACCTCGCGCAAAAACTGGTGCTGCAGCCGCGCACCGAGTGGACGCTGAACAGCCGTGACGACGCCGCGCGCGGCGTTGGCCGGGGCCTGAGCAGCGCCATCGCCGGGCTGCGCCTGCGCTATGAAATCACGCCGCAGATCGCGCCCTATGTGGGCGTGGAATGGCAGCGCGGCTTTGGCCGCACGGCCGATCTGCTGCGCGCAGGCGGTGAACGGGCCGGCACCACGCGCTGGGTGGCGGGCGTCAGCTTCTGGTTTTGA
- a CDS encoding copper resistance system multicopper oxidase: MSVFLAPGLALPPRRRFLRSVAGLGALATLGPAWAQQLPAARTGTPPELRGTEFDLVIDTTRVDFDGRAGVATTVNGSLPGPTLRMREGDTVTVRVTNRLRETTSIHWHGILLPFDMDGVPGVSFAGIAPGATFTYRFTLRQSGTYWYHSHAGMQELTGLYGALIVEPRGGETLRADRDHVLLLSDWTGDDPMAVLAGLRAHAEAYSPHKPTVPEFLRDARQQGVAQALADRQMWRQMRMSPTDLSDLSATTLSYLANGCGPGQNWTGLFRPGERVRLRCINGAGHTFYDVRIPGHQLTVVQMDGQLVEPVTVDEFRFGPGQTCDVLVQPSQDACTVFAQAMDRTGYARATLAVRPGLAAPVPPLDPFQPLSMADMMGDMAGGGMDHGSMGGAGQAAQGAPGASMAMGGAAMSPGAMDHAAMGHGGASPAASATPAQPASNPIAQPSRQVRHARTEWAYTTDMRVNTPRANLDDPGAGLRGNGRRVLTLADLHTLGGPLDARGPGREVELHLTGNMARYDWSIDGQPFGDSRPVHFRHGERLRVILHNDTMMTHPMHLHGMWSELETPSGAFQARLHTVPVQPAQRVSFLVTADALGRWVWHCHLMFHMDMGMFREVLVS; the protein is encoded by the coding sequence ATGTCTGTTTTTCTTGCCCCAGGGCTTGCCTTGCCGCCACGGCGGCGCTTTCTGCGGTCGGTTGCCGGTCTGGGCGCCTTGGCGACACTCGGCCCGGCGTGGGCGCAGCAACTGCCCGCAGCGCGCACCGGCACACCGCCCGAGCTGCGCGGCACCGAGTTCGACCTGGTCATCGACACCACGCGCGTGGATTTCGACGGCCGCGCGGGCGTGGCCACCACCGTCAACGGCAGCCTGCCCGGCCCCACGCTGCGCATGCGCGAGGGCGACACCGTCACCGTGCGCGTGACCAACCGCCTGCGCGAAACCACGTCCATCCACTGGCACGGCATCCTGCTGCCGTTTGATATGGACGGCGTGCCCGGCGTCAGCTTTGCGGGCATTGCGCCGGGTGCCACCTTCACCTACCGCTTCACGCTGCGGCAAAGCGGCACCTACTGGTACCACTCGCACGCGGGCATGCAGGAGCTGACGGGCCTGTACGGCGCGCTGATCGTCGAGCCGCGCGGGGGCGAGACGCTGCGCGCCGACCGCGACCACGTGCTGCTGCTGTCCGACTGGACGGGCGACGACCCCATGGCGGTGCTGGCTGGCCTGCGCGCGCATGCCGAGGCGTACAGCCCGCACAAGCCCACCGTGCCCGAATTCCTGCGCGATGCGCGCCAGCAAGGCGTGGCCCAGGCGCTGGCTGATCGGCAAATGTGGCGCCAGATGCGCATGAGCCCCACCGACCTGTCGGATTTGTCCGCCACCACGCTCAGCTACCTGGCCAACGGCTGCGGCCCCGGCCAGAACTGGACGGGCTTGTTCCGCCCCGGCGAGCGCGTGCGCCTGCGCTGCATCAACGGCGCGGGCCACACTTTTTACGACGTGCGCATCCCCGGCCACCAGCTGACGGTGGTGCAGATGGACGGGCAACTGGTGGAGCCCGTGACGGTGGACGAATTCCGCTTCGGCCCCGGCCAGACCTGCGACGTGCTGGTGCAACCCTCGCAAGACGCTTGCACGGTGTTCGCCCAGGCGATGGACCGCACCGGCTACGCCCGCGCCACGTTGGCCGTGCGCCCAGGACTCGCCGCGCCCGTGCCCCCGCTGGACCCGTTCCAGCCGCTCAGCATGGCGGACATGATGGGCGACATGGCGGGCGGTGGCATGGATCACGGCAGCATGGGCGGGGCGGGCCAAGCAGCCCAGGGCGCACCCGGCGCTTCGATGGCGATGGGCGGCGCTGCCATGTCGCCCGGCGCGATGGACCACGCCGCCATGGGCCATGGCGGCGCATCACCGGCCGCGTCAGCCACCCCAGCCCAGCCCGCCAGCAACCCCATCGCCCAACCCAGCCGGCAGGTGCGCCACGCGCGCACCGAGTGGGCCTACACCACCGACATGCGCGTCAACACCCCGCGCGCGAATCTGGACGACCCTGGCGCGGGCCTGCGCGGCAACGGCCGCCGCGTGCTCACCCTGGCCGATCTGCACACCCTTGGCGGCCCGCTGGACGCGCGCGGCCCCGGGCGCGAGGTAGAGCTGCACCTGACCGGCAACATGGCCCGCTACGACTGGTCCATCGACGGCCAGCCCTTTGGCGACAGCCGCCCCGTGCACTTCCGCCACGGCGAACGCCTGCGCGTGATCCTGCACAACGACACCATGATGACCCACCCCATGCACCTGCACGGCATGTGGTCCGAGCTGGAAACGCCCAGCGGCGCCTTTCAGGCGCGCCTGCACACCGTGCCCGTGCAGCCCGCGCAGCGCGTCAGCTTCCTCGTCACCGCCGACGCGCTGGGGCGCTGGGTGTGGCACTGCCATTTGATGTTCCATATGGACATGGGCATGTTCCGCGAGGTGCTGGTGTCATGA
- a CDS encoding heavy metal response regulator transcription factor, with protein sequence MKLLIVEDEAKTGDYLRQGLQEAGYTVLLARNGPDGLHLALTETPDLIVLDVMLPGLDGWQVLGALRQTGREVPVLFLTARGAVEDRVKGLELGADDYLVKPFAFAELLARVRTLLRRGRGGAGPGAAEPTTLAAADLSLDLLRRRATRAGQRIDLTAKEFALLELLLRRRGEVLPRSLIAAQVWDMNFDSDTNVVEVAVRRLRAKVDDAFEPKLIQTVRGMGYVLDEAPRQP encoded by the coding sequence ATGAAGCTGCTGATCGTCGAAGACGAGGCCAAGACGGGCGACTACCTGCGCCAGGGGCTCCAGGAGGCGGGCTATACCGTGCTGCTGGCGCGCAACGGGCCGGACGGCCTGCACCTGGCGCTGACGGAAACGCCCGACCTGATCGTGCTGGACGTGATGCTGCCCGGGCTGGACGGCTGGCAGGTGCTGGGCGCGCTGCGCCAGACGGGGCGCGAAGTGCCCGTGCTGTTCTTGACCGCGCGCGGCGCCGTCGAAGACCGCGTGAAAGGGCTGGAGCTCGGCGCCGACGACTACCTGGTCAAGCCCTTTGCCTTTGCCGAGCTGCTGGCGCGCGTGCGCACGCTGCTGCGGCGCGGGCGCGGCGGTGCCGGGCCGGGCGCGGCCGAGCCCACCACGCTGGCCGCCGCCGACCTGTCGCTGGACCTGCTGCGGCGCCGCGCCACGCGAGCGGGCCAGCGCATCGACCTGACGGCCAAGGAATTCGCCCTGCTGGAGCTGCTGCTGCGCCGGCGCGGCGAGGTGCTGCCGCGCTCGCTGATCGCCGCGCAGGTGTGGGACATGAACTTCGACAGCGACACCAACGTGGTCGAAGTGGCCGTGCGCCGCCTGCGCGCCAAGGTGGACGACGCCTTTGAACCCAAGCTGATCCAGACGGTGCGCGGCATGGGCTACGTGCTGGACGAGGCACCCCGCCAGCCATGA